A genomic stretch from Pirellulales bacterium includes:
- a CDS encoding GDP-mannose 4,6-dehydratase encodes MNRILVTGGAGFIGSHLIDRLVATGRDVTVIDNFDAFYSREEKQRNLQPHLQLDRIRLIEADIVNDNLNDRLGSESFDAIVHLAALAGVRPSLERPIEYQRVNVLGTTQLLEYARRRTVRQFVFASSSSVYGNNSDFPWREDSSAPSPISPYAASKLAGEALGRVYSALFGIRFIALRFFTVYGPRQRPDLAIRRFAQSILADRPIALFGDGSSTRDYTYVDDIVDGIMAAISYQQSSFEAINLGNHRDIGLLQLVREIELALGRRATIQWLPAQPGDVERTCASITKAQALLHYDPQVSLQRGLQKFCEWLRPLVIK; translated from the coding sequence GTGAATCGAATTCTTGTCACGGGTGGTGCGGGATTCATTGGCAGCCATCTGATCGATCGGCTCGTTGCAACAGGTCGCGACGTGACGGTCATCGACAACTTTGATGCTTTCTATTCGAGGGAAGAAAAGCAGCGTAATCTCCAGCCACATTTGCAGCTTGACCGCATTCGCTTGATTGAAGCCGATATCGTCAACGACAATTTGAACGACCGCCTCGGCTCAGAGTCGTTCGACGCCATTGTGCATCTGGCAGCATTGGCCGGAGTGCGACCCTCGCTTGAACGGCCCATCGAGTATCAGCGCGTGAATGTGCTGGGGACAACTCAACTTCTGGAGTATGCGCGCCGGCGGACCGTTCGTCAGTTCGTATTCGCCTCTTCGTCTAGCGTGTATGGCAACAATTCGGACTTCCCCTGGCGTGAGGATTCTTCGGCACCCAGCCCAATCAGTCCCTATGCGGCCAGCAAGTTAGCCGGAGAAGCACTCGGTCGCGTCTATTCCGCTTTGTTTGGAATTCGGTTTATCGCGCTGCGGTTTTTTACCGTCTATGGTCCTCGTCAACGACCAGACTTGGCGATTCGCAGATTCGCCCAGTCGATTTTGGCCGATCGTCCAATTGCACTGTTTGGCGACGGTTCCAGTACCCGCGATTATACCTATGTAGACGACATCGTAGACGGCATCATGGCAGCTATTTCGTATCAGCAATCCTCATTCGAGGCGATCAATCTTGGCAATCATCGCGATATTGGCCTGTTGCAACTAGTGCGCGAAATCGAATTGGCCTTGGGTCGCCGCGCGACGATTCAGTGGCTACCGGCTCAACCAGGAGACGTCGAGCGGACTTGCGCATCGATTACCAAAGCACAAGCGCTACTTCATTACGACCCGCAGGTTTCGCTGCAGCGTGGCTTACAAAAGTTTTGCGAGTGGCTGCGGCCTCTGGTGATAAAATAG
- a CDS encoding polysaccharide biosynthesis tyrosine autokinase, giving the protein MSDFPDKRPPARALSIVPKASIAQQAAGGSSLGPKDPLTLNFVLRALQQWWKIALPLALILSSTAVIIAWISFELSYRASAWLQIKEQQEYLAFRSERDGQRFSQTQLELIRGPIVLERLLSTPKISKLPEVNEQTDPLEWLKKRLTVKNVGGSELFEVSFAGPNPENSAMIVNSIVDSYLDVTSRDNAAQRMKVVELLNKQKDRWANEVKNARDTVRSLAKQITNKDPFIDNSDRQTTVIGSPLAVLQGMLIHAEVDRTILEAETQALKETLNSEKLEVSEQQLQESIAEHQEIQHLKADLEADQSALVAVEKKAGPASKEYVEHYRHKVENDQQKLATRTSQLREEMRQKISALDKLQRDQLIHDKEIQLTNLIRQHALLQDRVTKELKNQVQSQGDTVELEFAKGELEQAEGVFQRISDRVLALTTESVAPERVVLQKPASVPAAPEEKSPLKMAGMAGLAAFFLPFALAIAWERRVKRILDAQQILEESYLPVAGEVAALPIRRLFGRARGARNLSRARYVFEESIDSLRTSLVLSDELRDLQIIAVVSSVSREGKTSLSAQLAVSLARACNQPVLLIDADIRSPDLHQIFEVPLEPGLVKVLNGQNQPPEAIQLGKNQLVHLLPAGRLHKSPHTLMGHGAFKTLLDQFRPNYRYIVVDTPPVLSASESLVVAKAADGALLCTLRETSRAPQVKLTYDRLLRAGANVIGVVLSGVPTSHYAHKYGSYAYNHR; this is encoded by the coding sequence ATGAGTGATTTCCCCGACAAACGACCGCCGGCGCGTGCGCTGTCGATCGTGCCGAAGGCGTCGATCGCGCAGCAAGCCGCTGGTGGATCTTCCCTAGGCCCCAAGGATCCGTTGACGCTGAATTTCGTCTTGCGCGCACTGCAGCAATGGTGGAAAATCGCGCTACCGCTGGCGCTGATATTGTCGAGCACTGCGGTGATTATCGCCTGGATATCGTTTGAACTAAGCTATCGTGCCTCCGCATGGCTGCAAATCAAGGAGCAACAAGAGTACTTGGCCTTTCGTTCCGAGCGCGATGGTCAGCGATTTTCGCAGACGCAGCTCGAACTGATTCGAGGCCCAATCGTGCTCGAGAGGCTACTGTCCACTCCCAAGATCTCCAAGCTTCCGGAAGTCAACGAACAGACCGATCCACTGGAATGGCTCAAAAAACGCCTGACCGTCAAGAACGTCGGAGGGTCGGAATTGTTTGAGGTGTCGTTCGCCGGCCCCAACCCGGAAAACTCGGCGATGATCGTCAATTCCATCGTGGATTCCTACCTGGATGTCACGAGTCGAGACAATGCTGCGCAGCGGATGAAGGTCGTCGAGTTGCTCAACAAACAAAAGGACCGCTGGGCCAACGAAGTGAAGAATGCCCGCGACACGGTGCGCAGCTTGGCCAAGCAAATCACCAACAAGGATCCATTCATCGATAACAGCGATCGCCAAACGACTGTCATCGGATCCCCGCTGGCGGTTTTGCAGGGCATGCTCATCCACGCCGAGGTGGACCGAACCATTCTGGAAGCGGAGACGCAAGCACTCAAGGAGACGCTGAACAGTGAAAAATTAGAAGTTTCGGAGCAGCAACTTCAAGAGTCCATTGCCGAGCATCAGGAAATTCAGCATCTAAAGGCCGATTTGGAGGCCGATCAGAGCGCGCTAGTCGCGGTGGAAAAGAAGGCCGGTCCCGCAAGCAAGGAGTACGTCGAGCATTACCGGCATAAAGTCGAAAATGACCAACAGAAATTAGCGACGCGAACGTCGCAGTTGCGCGAAGAAATGCGCCAAAAGATTTCTGCGCTCGACAAACTGCAACGCGACCAACTGATTCACGATAAAGAAATACAATTGACCAATTTGATTCGGCAACATGCGTTGCTGCAAGATCGCGTGACTAAAGAACTCAAGAATCAAGTGCAATCGCAAGGTGACACCGTCGAATTGGAATTTGCCAAGGGAGAACTGGAGCAAGCAGAAGGGGTGTTTCAGCGAATTTCCGATCGCGTGCTTGCGCTCACGACCGAATCGGTCGCCCCGGAACGAGTGGTGCTGCAAAAACCGGCGAGCGTCCCGGCGGCGCCTGAAGAGAAATCGCCCTTGAAAATGGCCGGCATGGCCGGATTGGCCGCATTCTTCCTGCCGTTTGCCTTGGCGATCGCATGGGAACGGCGAGTCAAGCGAATTCTTGATGCCCAGCAAATTCTAGAGGAATCATACTTGCCGGTAGCGGGCGAAGTTGCCGCGTTGCCGATACGGCGACTCTTCGGTCGCGCGCGGGGGGCGCGCAATCTTTCGCGGGCGCGCTACGTGTTCGAGGAAAGCATCGACAGCTTACGGACGAGTCTCGTGTTGTCCGACGAACTACGCGATCTACAAATCATCGCAGTGGTCAGCTCCGTCAGCCGTGAAGGCAAAACGAGCCTGTCGGCACAGTTGGCGGTCAGCCTGGCGCGCGCCTGCAATCAACCCGTGCTGTTGATCGACGCCGACATCCGCTCCCCCGATCTGCATCAGATTTTCGAGGTGCCACTGGAGCCGGGCCTCGTCAAGGTGCTCAACGGGCAGAATCAGCCACCGGAGGCGATTCAGCTAGGAAAAAACCAACTGGTACACCTTCTGCCAGCGGGGCGGCTGCACAAGAGCCCGCATACCCTCATGGGACACGGCGCATTCAAGACGCTGCTCGATCAATTTCGGCCTAATTACCGCTACATCGTTGTCGATACGCCCCCCGTTCTTTCCGCCAGTGAATCGCTGGTAGTCGCCAAAGCCGCTGATGGTGCGCTGCTTTGCACCCTTCGAGAGACGAGTCGAGCACCGCAAGTCAAGCTCACCTACGACCGATTATTGCGCGCCGGCGCCAATGTCATCGGAGTAGTTCTGAGCGGGGTGCCTACGAGCCACTATGCTCACAAATACGGATCGTACGCATATAACCACCGTTAA
- a CDS encoding substrate-binding domain-containing protein: MKSPIDRILILLQQYSAGTKDALAGALEFWRASNQSLVRWECSDDCSFEELRRWQPQGVIAIIQRGRTDRAFATLDCPLVSLSCQPLRGNWPQLVFDQATLGRAAATHLLGQGHRRFVCVFNSRDEKQKERADGFTQLLKKESISKIWSCQMTGSSLFEDGRPCTGESSAVDLLELPQPIGVFAATDHLGFQLCELARRQQRRIPDDFSIVAVGDHRGISELSLPTLSTVEIPWRQLGMEVAQLLHRHLQQSSLAAQVVTVAPQVEMRIRQSTDSYAVTDADLVTALAYIRQNLHRSITVADVARKASLSRRVLELRFLEHLRQTPMEFIRLLRLETSRKLLSDQRKSIAQIAQQCGFSSSTHFGVAFRRQYTITPSEFRLRMRSGSDVNAERLSTIADDESPTNGEMLRQNWP, translated from the coding sequence ATGAAATCACCAATCGACCGAATATTAATCCTATTGCAGCAGTATTCCGCAGGCACGAAAGACGCCCTTGCCGGGGCGCTGGAATTCTGGCGGGCATCGAATCAAAGTTTGGTACGTTGGGAATGTAGCGACGATTGCTCCTTCGAGGAGCTTCGTCGCTGGCAACCGCAGGGCGTAATCGCCATCATTCAGCGTGGTCGTACCGACCGCGCTTTTGCCACGCTCGACTGTCCGCTGGTTTCGCTAAGCTGCCAGCCACTGCGCGGCAATTGGCCACAATTAGTATTTGACCAAGCAACGCTTGGCCGCGCTGCGGCAACGCATTTATTGGGCCAGGGGCATCGACGATTCGTGTGTGTGTTCAACAGTCGAGATGAAAAACAAAAAGAACGAGCGGACGGCTTTACCCAATTGCTCAAGAAGGAATCGATTTCGAAAATATGGTCCTGCCAAATGACGGGCTCGAGTCTGTTCGAGGACGGTCGGCCATGCACTGGCGAGAGCTCCGCGGTCGATTTACTCGAGTTGCCTCAGCCGATAGGTGTTTTTGCAGCGACCGACCACCTTGGTTTTCAACTCTGCGAACTCGCTAGGCGCCAACAGCGCCGCATTCCCGACGATTTTTCGATCGTTGCGGTCGGAGATCATCGGGGCATTTCGGAACTATCGCTGCCAACCTTGTCGACGGTGGAGATTCCGTGGCGTCAGCTAGGTATGGAAGTTGCTCAACTGCTACATCGTCATCTGCAGCAATCGAGTCTTGCTGCGCAGGTTGTTACTGTCGCTCCTCAGGTCGAAATGCGAATTCGGCAATCGACAGATTCTTATGCCGTCACCGATGCAGATCTGGTTACGGCTTTGGCGTATATTCGCCAGAATCTGCACAGATCGATCACGGTCGCCGACGTCGCCCGTAAGGCATCCTTGTCGCGTCGCGTTTTAGAGTTGCGGTTTTTGGAACATTTGCGGCAAACGCCGATGGAATTCATTCGATTGCTTCGCCTTGAAACTTCGCGCAAGCTCCTCAGCGACCAGCGCAAATCCATTGCGCAGATTGCGCAGCAATGTGGATTCAGCAGTTCGACCCATTTTGGCGTCGCCTTTCGCCGCCAGTATACGATAACGCCCTCGGAATTCCGCCTGCGAATGCGCAGTGGTTCGGATGTCAACGCCGAGCGACTCAGCACAATCGCCGACGACGAATCGCCCACAAACGGCGAGATGCTCCGACAGAATTGGCCATAG
- a CDS encoding exosortase/archaeosortase family protein — protein sequence MKRAAAKLPKTSALPSEAAIALSRIQAAAVAAMAAILIWAYWPTMINLVTAWWNVDDYSHGFLVIPLAVIFLYWRAASRPSFDGQFHAAGLGMIAAAAALRWIGANVFIEAFDGWSLILYVVGIVWLVGGWPVVRWAMPALGFLFFMVPLPYRMETALSLPLQKIAARGSCWLLQSLGQPALQEGTTLVIRDIHLEISRACSGLRMFTGVIALAYVFAVLSKRPWWDKVVILVGAIPAAIVANIIRITATALLYRVFAGEAIRQSIHDFAGWFTIFVAAILLGILSQYLKRLIVESQVVGNRELLSSSVS from the coding sequence ATGAAACGCGCTGCTGCTAAACTACCCAAGACTTCTGCTTTGCCTTCCGAAGCGGCAATTGCGCTTTCGCGGATCCAGGCAGCAGCGGTTGCGGCCATGGCGGCGATTTTGATCTGGGCGTACTGGCCCACGATGATCAATCTGGTAACCGCGTGGTGGAACGTCGACGACTATTCGCACGGCTTCCTGGTCATTCCCCTTGCGGTGATATTTCTCTATTGGCGAGCCGCCTCGCGACCGAGCTTTGATGGACAGTTCCACGCCGCCGGCCTGGGGATGATCGCGGCCGCTGCGGCGCTGCGATGGATTGGAGCGAACGTCTTCATCGAAGCATTCGATGGTTGGTCGCTCATACTTTACGTGGTTGGCATTGTGTGGTTGGTGGGAGGTTGGCCAGTCGTTCGCTGGGCAATGCCGGCGCTGGGTTTCTTGTTTTTTATGGTGCCGTTGCCGTATCGCATGGAAACTGCCCTCAGTTTGCCACTGCAAAAGATTGCCGCACGGGGAAGTTGTTGGCTGTTGCAGTCACTGGGGCAGCCGGCCCTGCAGGAAGGGACTACGCTCGTGATTCGGGATATCCATTTGGAGATCAGCCGAGCATGTTCCGGGCTGCGGATGTTTACTGGAGTCATCGCATTGGCGTACGTTTTTGCCGTGCTTTCGAAACGACCGTGGTGGGATAAGGTGGTTATCCTGGTCGGTGCAATTCCGGCGGCCATCGTCGCCAACATCATTCGCATTACGGCTACGGCATTGCTATACCGAGTTTTTGCAGGCGAGGCAATCCGGCAATCGATTCACGACTTTGCCGGCTGGTTTACCATCTTCGTAGCCGCCATATTGCTGGGAATCTTGTCGCAGTATCTGAAGCGATTGATTGTCGAATCGCAAGTCGTTGGGAATCGCGAACTGCTCAGCTCAAGCGTTTCCTAG